One stretch of Flavobacterium sp. 9 DNA includes these proteins:
- a CDS encoding glycosyltransferase family 2 protein, which translates to MQLSVIILNYNVRYFLEQCVLSVQEAISTLDAEIIVIDNNSSDESCLMMKNKFPNVKLIENASNFGFPKGNNIGVSQASGKYVCILNPDTVVAEDTFVRILAFAERQTDLGIIGCKLIDGTGEFLPESKRGIPTPWIAFTKILGLYKIFPKTRLFNQYYAQHLGEDETGKVDILVGAFMFLKRDLYLELEGFDEDCFMYADDIDLSYRVLQKQKVNFYFHETTVLHYKGESTVKDEKYMKRFQEAMNFFYQKHFKKSWFFEFFIQIGIWFFSFVKMFQGKVKPKPLPESVVFYSSNKILSENLPSILKNKVFFLDLKKEKMVNSCLLFKGKRGEIILDNHYVSFKKCIKMIETLKDKNITFKIFPKNTNFIIGSNSRNDRGQIIKIE; encoded by the coding sequence ATGCAATTATCGGTAATTATTCTTAATTATAATGTGCGTTACTTCTTGGAACAATGTGTTTTAAGTGTTCAGGAAGCGATTTCGACACTTGATGCTGAAATTATTGTTATTGATAATAATTCGTCAGATGAGAGTTGTTTGATGATGAAAAATAAATTTCCGAATGTAAAATTAATTGAAAACGCTTCTAATTTTGGTTTTCCAAAAGGCAATAATATTGGCGTTTCTCAAGCGAGCGGAAAATACGTTTGCATTCTAAATCCCGATACAGTTGTTGCCGAAGATACGTTTGTCAGGATTTTGGCTTTCGCCGAAAGGCAAACAGATTTAGGAATTATAGGCTGTAAATTAATTGACGGAACGGGAGAATTTCTACCAGAAAGCAAACGCGGAATTCCGACGCCATGGATTGCTTTTACAAAGATTTTGGGTTTATATAAAATCTTTCCAAAAACAAGATTATTCAATCAATATTATGCACAACATTTAGGAGAAGATGAAACCGGAAAAGTCGATATTTTAGTTGGAGCTTTTATGTTTTTGAAACGCGATTTATATCTGGAATTAGAAGGTTTTGATGAAGATTGTTTCATGTATGCTGACGATATTGATTTGTCATATCGTGTTTTACAAAAACAAAAGGTGAATTTCTATTTTCATGAAACTACAGTTTTACATTATAAAGGAGAAAGTACGGTAAAAGACGAAAAGTATATGAAACGTTTTCAGGAAGCGATGAATTTCTTTTATCAAAAGCATTTTAAGAAATCGTGGTTTTTTGAGTTTTTTATTCAAATTGGTATTTGGTTTTTCTCTTTTGTAAAAATGTTTCAGGGAAAAGTTAAACCAAAACCTTTGCCTGAAAGTGTCGTTTTTTATTCTTCAAATAAAATTTTGTCTGAAAATTTACCTTCTATTTTAAAAAATAAAGTGTTCTTTTTGGATTTAAAAAAAGAAAAAATGGTAAATTCGTGCCTACTTTTTAAGGGTAAAAGAGGAGAGATTATTTTGGATAATCACTATGTTTCATTCAAAAAATGTATCAAAATGATAGAAACTCTTAAAGATAAGAACATTACTTTTAAGATTTTCCCCAAAAACACCAATTTTATTATTGGAAGCAATTCCCGAAATGACAGAGGCCAAATTATAAAAATTGAGTAA